In Bosea vestrisii, the following are encoded in one genomic region:
- a CDS encoding MaoC family dehydratase produces the protein MAEATRHKRGGLYFEDFEIGASIEHRLTRTVTQMDNMLFSNMTLNPQPLHIDAHFCATETEWGKPLMNSLFTLGLMIGISVNDTTVGTTIGNLGMTDVTFPAPLFEGDTVNCVTEIVAKRESKSRPDAGIVDFHHRAYKQDGTLVAQCRRQAFMKKRPTGGQA, from the coding sequence ATGGCGGAAGCGACGCGGCATAAGCGGGGTGGGCTCTATTTCGAGGATTTCGAGATCGGCGCCTCGATCGAGCATCGGCTGACCCGCACGGTCACGCAGATGGACAACATGCTGTTCTCCAACATGACGCTGAATCCGCAGCCGCTGCACATCGATGCGCATTTCTGCGCAACCGAGACCGAATGGGGCAAGCCGCTGATGAACTCGCTGTTCACGCTCGGCCTGATGATCGGCATCTCGGTCAACGACACCACCGTCGGCACCACCATCGGCAACCTTGGCATGACCGACGTCACCTTCCCGGCCCCGCTCTTCGAGGGCGACACGGTGAACTGCGTCACCGAGATCGTCGCCAAGCGCGAATCGAAGTCGCGGCCGGATGCCGGCATCGTCGACTTCCATCATCGCGCCTATAAGCAGGACGGCACGCTGGTGGCGCAGTGCCGCCGCCAGGCCTTCATGAAGAAGCGGCCGACGGGAGGGCAGGCCTGA
- a CDS encoding flavin reductase family protein, producing the protein MYYTDEGRDLEFKHDPFKAIVAPRPIGWISAVNAKGEVNLSPYSFFNAISSRPNIVMFSSENKKDAVAFVEETGEFTCSLVTKALDQQMNLTSAPLPRGESEYGHAGLEMAPSRIVRPPRVAASPAALECKLLSIQQLRDINGNDVPRWMVLGQVVATYIDEAFVRDGRFDTAGANPIARCGYADYAEVSELFSITRPAGG; encoded by the coding sequence ATGTACTACACCGACGAAGGCCGTGACCTCGAGTTCAAGCACGACCCGTTCAAGGCGATCGTGGCCCCGCGGCCGATCGGCTGGATCAGCGCAGTCAACGCGAAGGGAGAGGTCAATCTCTCGCCCTACAGCTTCTTCAACGCGATCTCGTCGCGGCCGAACATCGTGATGTTCTCCTCCGAGAACAAGAAGGATGCGGTCGCCTTCGTCGAGGAGACCGGCGAGTTCACCTGCAGCCTGGTCACCAAGGCGCTCGACCAGCAGATGAACCTGACCTCGGCGCCGTTGCCGCGTGGCGAGAGCGAGTATGGCCATGCCGGTCTGGAGATGGCGCCCTCGCGCATCGTCAGGCCGCCACGGGTCGCGGCGAGCCCGGCTGCGCTCGAATGCAAGCTTCTGTCGATCCAGCAGCTCCGGGACATCAACGGCAACGACGTGCCGCGCTGGATGGTGCTCGGCCAGGTCGTCGCGACCTATATCGACGAGGCCTTCGTGCGCGACGGCCGCTTCGACACGGCGGGCGCCAACCCGATCGCGCGCTGCGGCTACGCCGACTATGCAGAGGTCAGCGAATTGTTCTCGATCACCCGGCCTGCGGGAGGCTGA
- a CDS encoding SGNH/GDSL hydrolase family protein produces the protein MVQVAYGTRRQRPSRAGRYGLSALLLILASALPAVAGPKPLAQMVDGRCRAGAAQHPFKPLLSASKRALTETNKLTIVALGSSSTAGTGASDADRSYPAVLEAELRRRLPGREIKVVNLGVGGQSAYEMYLRLESEVIPEKPALVIWQTAVNDAIRDIGEEKLAKILRKGAHRLQEAGVDLVLMDMPWLQREGRYPKYDDYRAVLAKTASESGVPVFPRYAMMKSWSGSKQFSEEEIVGMDGLQVVEAGYRCFGIRLADGIVSELTGGREPGKPIN, from the coding sequence GTGGTACAAGTCGCTTACGGCACGCGCCGCCAGCGCCCCTCGCGAGCAGGCCGCTACGGCCTGAGCGCCCTTCTTCTGATCCTGGCGTCGGCCTTGCCGGCAGTCGCCGGGCCCAAGCCGCTCGCTCAAATGGTGGACGGGCGCTGCCGGGCCGGCGCGGCCCAGCACCCGTTCAAGCCGTTGCTGTCGGCGTCGAAGCGCGCCCTGACCGAGACCAATAAGCTCACCATCGTCGCACTAGGCTCGTCCAGCACTGCCGGAACGGGCGCGAGCGACGCCGACCGCAGCTACCCCGCTGTGCTCGAAGCCGAGCTGCGCCGGCGTTTGCCGGGGCGCGAGATCAAGGTCGTGAACCTCGGCGTCGGCGGCCAGTCTGCCTATGAGATGTATCTGCGGCTCGAAAGCGAGGTCATCCCCGAGAAGCCGGCGCTGGTGATCTGGCAGACGGCGGTGAACGACGCCATTCGCGATATCGGCGAGGAGAAGCTGGCGAAGATCCTGCGCAAGGGCGCCCATAGGCTGCAGGAGGCCGGGGTCGACCTCGTGCTGATGGATATGCCCTGGCTGCAGCGCGAGGGCCGCTATCCAAAGTACGACGACTATCGGGCCGTGCTGGCGAAGACGGCGAGCGAAAGCGGCGTTCCGGTCTTCCCGCGCTACGCCATGATGAAGAGCTGGTCGGGCTCGAAGCAGTTCAGCGAAGAGGAGATCGTCGGCATGGACGGACTGCAGGTCGTCGAGGCCGGCTATCGCTGCTTCGGCATTCGCCTGGCGGACGGCATCGTCAGCGAGCTGACCGGCGGGCGCGAGCCCGGCAAGCCGATAAACTGA
- a CDS encoding nitroreductase family protein, which translates to MTDTLSLLKLRRSVPPQFLIAPGPDEGQLREILTVAARVPDHGKLAPWRFIVFSGAAKEKAAEIVADVFKERNPQADEEKVAFERKRLLHAPVVIAVVSRARKHEKIPEWEQELSAGAVCMNMLIAAEALGFNGSWLTNWFAFDRKVLDAFGLESGERIAGFVHLGKADGRPADRERPDLAAIVSRFGA; encoded by the coding sequence ATGACCGACACGCTCTCCCTGCTCAAGCTCCGTCGCTCGGTGCCACCGCAATTTCTAATCGCTCCTGGGCCGGACGAAGGCCAACTGCGCGAGATCCTGACCGTGGCGGCCCGCGTGCCGGACCATGGCAAGCTTGCACCCTGGCGCTTCATCGTCTTTTCCGGTGCGGCCAAGGAGAAAGCGGCGGAGATCGTCGCCGACGTCTTCAAGGAGCGCAACCCGCAGGCCGATGAGGAGAAGGTGGCGTTCGAGCGCAAGCGCCTGCTCCATGCTCCGGTCGTGATCGCGGTGGTTTCGCGTGCCCGCAAGCATGAGAAGATCCCGGAATGGGAGCAGGAGCTCTCGGCCGGCGCGGTCTGTATGAACATGCTGATCGCCGCCGAGGCGCTTGGCTTCAACGGTTCGTGGCTGACCAACTGGTTCGCCTTCGACCGCAAGGTTTTGGATGCCTTCGGGCTGGAATCGGGTGAGCGCATCGCCGGCTTCGTTCATCTCGGCAAGGCCGATGGCCGTCCGGCCGATCGCGAGCGGCCCGATCTTGCCGCGATCGTCAGTCGGTTCGGAGCATGA
- a CDS encoding M20 family metallopeptidase, which produces MTIHDPAVPALTVWVALESPTHHVPGVNGMMDLVAREVEGLPIAVERIPGRDGLGDNLILRAGVRNGEKAVALMSHLDTVHPVGTSARDLSVRVEGDRLYGPGVYDMKGGAWLALQAFKDVARAGTAQRPLVFLFTPDEEIGSPTSRTLIEDIGREAMAVLVTEPAREGGKIVTARKGVGRFEVKLEGRPAHSGSRHADGRNAIREAAHQILAIEGMTDYSRGITTTVALVGGGTAANVIPQHAWFSVDCRVTTVADGVAMEQRILGLKARDPDVKLSITGGMNRPPYEKSPEVAALYEQARAVAAKVGFDLQDCPMTGGGSDGNFTAALGIPTLDGLGIDGDGAHTLQEYALISSIAPRRALIKGLLETL; this is translated from the coding sequence ATGACCATTCACGATCCCGCCGTCCCCGCGCTTACCGTCTGGGTAGCGCTGGAGAGCCCCACCCATCACGTGCCTGGCGTCAACGGCATGATGGACCTCGTCGCCAGGGAGGTCGAAGGCCTGCCCATTGCCGTCGAGCGCATCCCCGGCCGCGACGGCCTCGGCGACAACCTGATCCTGCGCGCCGGCGTCCGTAACGGCGAGAAGGCCGTGGCGCTGATGTCGCATCTCGACACGGTCCACCCGGTCGGGACCAGCGCCAGGGACCTGTCCGTGCGGGTCGAGGGCGACCGGCTTTACGGTCCCGGCGTCTACGACATGAAGGGCGGCGCCTGGCTGGCGCTGCAGGCTTTCAAGGATGTGGCCAGGGCCGGCACGGCTCAGCGGCCGCTGGTCTTCCTGTTTACGCCGGACGAGGAGATCGGCTCGCCGACCTCCCGCACCCTGATCGAGGATATCGGCCGCGAGGCGATGGCGGTGCTGGTGACCGAGCCGGCGCGCGAGGGTGGCAAGATCGTCACCGCGCGCAAAGGCGTCGGCCGCTTCGAGGTCAAGCTGGAGGGCCGTCCGGCGCATTCCGGCTCGCGCCATGCCGATGGCCGCAACGCCATCCGCGAGGCGGCGCACCAGATCCTCGCCATCGAGGGCATGACCGACTATTCGCGCGGCATCACCACCACGGTGGCGCTGGTCGGCGGCGGCACGGCGGCGAACGTCATTCCGCAGCATGCCTGGTTCAGCGTCGATTGCCGCGTCACCACGGTGGCGGACGGCGTCGCCATGGAGCAGCGCATCCTCGGCTTGAAGGCTCGCGACCCGGATGTGAAGCTCAGCATCACCGGCGGCATGAACCGGCCGCCCTATGAGAAATCGCCGGAGGTCGCGGCGCTCTACGAGCAGGCGCGGGCGGTGGCGGCCAAGGTCGGCTTCGACCTGCAGGATTGCCCGATGACCGGCGGCGGCTCGGACGGAAACTTCACCGCGGCACTCGGCATCCCGACGCTGGACGGGCTCGGCATCGACGGCGATGGCGCCCATACCTTGCAGGAATATGCGCTGATCTCCTCGATCGCGCCGCGCCGTGCGCTGATCAAGGGACTGCTCGAAACACTGTGA
- a CDS encoding HpcH/HpaI aldolase/citrate lyase family protein: MRSLLFVPADNQKKLQKGLESGADALILDLEDSVALDAKPMARELARDFLKEISARAKRPRLIIRVNALSTGMTEADLDIVMQGGPDAIMLPKSEGGPDLSHLAAHIAVREAEYDLPDAVTKIIAIATETGKGIFGLGSYAGASHRLSGLTWGAEDLSADLAAETNRLENGTYTDPYRIARSLLLFAAAAAQVDAIDTVFTAFRDEAALRAECIAGRRDGFTGKMAIHPAQVPVINEVFSPSPEALARAEAIIKLFDANPGLGVIGLDGEMLDRPHLMRARRLKARADRLRE, encoded by the coding sequence ATGCGCTCGCTCCTCTTCGTTCCCGCCGATAACCAGAAGAAGCTGCAGAAGGGCCTGGAGAGCGGCGCCGACGCGCTGATTCTCGACCTCGAGGATTCCGTCGCGCTCGACGCCAAGCCCATGGCGCGCGAACTTGCCCGCGATTTCCTCAAGGAGATCAGTGCCCGGGCAAAGCGCCCGCGCCTGATCATCCGCGTCAATGCGTTGAGCACGGGCATGACCGAGGCCGATCTCGACATCGTCATGCAAGGCGGACCCGATGCGATCATGCTGCCCAAATCGGAAGGCGGCCCCGACCTCAGCCACCTCGCCGCCCATATCGCCGTGCGCGAGGCCGAATACGACCTGCCCGACGCTGTGACCAAGATCATTGCGATCGCGACCGAGACCGGAAAGGGCATCTTCGGCCTCGGCAGCTATGCCGGCGCCAGCCATAGGCTCTCCGGCCTGACCTGGGGTGCGGAAGACCTATCGGCCGATCTCGCCGCCGAAACCAACCGGCTGGAGAATGGCACCTACACCGATCCCTACCGGATCGCGCGTTCGCTCCTGCTCTTCGCTGCCGCCGCGGCGCAGGTCGACGCGATCGACACCGTCTTCACAGCCTTCCGCGACGAAGCGGCTTTGCGTGCCGAATGCATCGCAGGACGGCGCGACGGCTTCACCGGCAAGATGGCGATCCACCCGGCGCAGGTGCCGGTGATCAACGAGGTCTTCTCACCCTCGCCGGAAGCGCTGGCCCGGGCCGAGGCGATCATCAAGCTGTTCGACGCCAATCCTGGTCTCGGCGTGATCGGGCTCGACGGCGAGATGCTCGACCGGCCGCATCTGATGCGCGCCCGCCGGCTCAAGGCGCGGGCTGACAGATTGCGTGAATGA
- a CDS encoding E22 family MetX-like putative esterase — MKAWIAGVLGVVGAMVTGMAEAQDLIAEKKVFELPSYTTQGGRTLKNVKVGWESYGTLNADKSNAILICHFFSANSHAAGKYAAADAAPGYWDAIIGPGKAIDTNKYFVLSSDTLVNLNTGDPKVTTTGPASIDPDTNKPYALDFPVVTIGDFVNVQKALVESLGIKKLVMVAGPSMGALQTYEWAASYPDMVGKAMAVIGAAEADAQLIAWLDVWAAPILVDPNWNKGDYYGKTPPNAGLAKALTVVTLQANHGDWTNGTFGRRPAKEGEDPAKALGNKFQVQSILDNAGEARAKVSDANHFLYLVKANQLYAAGGKSLADAMSRIKAPLLIVNQPKDLVFPDEMIQRTVAEAKKAGRDVTHVTIQGTRGHLDGVISMKQAEATVKAFLEK; from the coding sequence ATGAAGGCTTGGATCGCAGGAGTGCTTGGTGTCGTTGGCGCGATGGTGACGGGAATGGCCGAGGCGCAGGATCTGATCGCCGAGAAGAAGGTCTTCGAGCTGCCGAGCTACACCACGCAGGGTGGCCGGACCCTGAAGAACGTCAAGGTCGGCTGGGAGAGCTACGGCACGCTCAACGCCGACAAATCCAATGCGATCCTGATCTGCCATTTCTTCTCGGCCAATTCGCACGCCGCTGGCAAATATGCCGCCGCCGACGCGGCGCCCGGCTACTGGGACGCGATCATCGGCCCGGGCAAGGCGATCGACACCAACAAGTATTTCGTCCTGTCCTCCGACACGCTGGTCAACCTCAACACCGGCGACCCAAAGGTGACGACCACCGGCCCGGCCTCGATCGATCCGGACACCAACAAGCCCTATGCTCTCGATTTCCCGGTCGTGACCATCGGCGATTTCGTCAACGTCCAGAAAGCCTTGGTCGAGAGTCTTGGAATCAAGAAGCTCGTCATGGTCGCCGGCCCCTCGATGGGGGCGCTGCAGACCTATGAATGGGCGGCGAGCTATCCCGACATGGTCGGCAAGGCGATGGCGGTGATCGGCGCGGCCGAGGCCGACGCCCAGCTCATCGCCTGGCTCGACGTCTGGGCGGCGCCGATCCTGGTCGATCCGAACTGGAACAAGGGCGACTATTACGGCAAGACGCCGCCCAATGCCGGCCTTGCCAAGGCGCTGACGGTGGTGACGCTGCAGGCCAATCATGGCGACTGGACCAACGGCACCTTCGGCCGCCGCCCGGCCAAGGAGGGCGAGGATCCCGCCAAGGCGCTCGGTAACAAGTTCCAGGTCCAGAGCATCCTGGACAATGCCGGCGAGGCGCGCGCCAAGGTCTCGGACGCCAACCATTTCCTCTATCTGGTCAAGGCCAACCAGCTCTACGCCGCCGGCGGCAAGTCGCTCGCGGATGCGATGAGCCGGATCAAGGCGCCGCTCCTGATCGTCAATCAGCCCAAGGACCTGGTCTTCCCCGACGAGATGATCCAGCGCACCGTCGCCGAGGCGAAGAAGGCCGGGCGTGACGTGACCCATGTGACCATCCAGGGCACGCGCGGCCATCTCGACGGAGTGATCTCGATGAAGCAGGCGGAAGCGACAGTGAAAGCGTTCCTGGAGAAGTGA
- a CDS encoding DUF2336 domain-containing protein: MIVRRFLLWARTAPAEARAKGAAALAGAYLRSAMSPEDRREAETALISLVDDPSPLVRRALAEELAAAPLAPRNVVLGLIAEQSDIAALLLAQSPVLTEADLVDAAAIGDGLAQRAIAQRPWLSAGICAALGEVAVEEALVALLANPTAEIPDFSLERIFERAGEVGTVREAMLARDDLPAGLRQAIAAKVSDALAAFVSGCGWLTEERSARLARESTERVAVALAAGGEASDAPAIVDCLRENGRLTPGVILRSLLSGEPALAEAAFAALSGLPLNRVRALLWDRRGAGLKALYRKAAMPEALLPAFAATVDALKHAGPSQRGAGGLDRDLLAHVLIACEALEGPGVNALMALLRRLDAEAARDEARMLADSLADDAALALLIEADPDFLVELELDDLRDAA, translated from the coding sequence ATGATCGTCCGCCGCTTCCTGCTCTGGGCCCGCACCGCTCCGGCCGAGGCTCGCGCAAAAGGCGCCGCTGCCCTGGCTGGCGCCTATCTGCGCTCGGCAATGTCGCCGGAAGACAGGCGCGAGGCCGAGACGGCCTTGATCTCCCTGGTCGACGATCCTTCGCCGCTGGTGCGACGCGCGCTCGCCGAGGAACTCGCGGCCGCGCCGCTGGCACCGCGCAACGTGGTGCTCGGCCTGATCGCCGAGCAGAGCGACATCGCCGCTCTGCTGCTGGCGCAGTCGCCGGTACTGACGGAGGCCGACCTGGTCGATGCCGCTGCTATCGGAGACGGGCTGGCCCAGCGCGCGATCGCGCAGCGGCCCTGGCTGTCGGCCGGCATCTGCGCGGCACTCGGAGAGGTCGCAGTCGAGGAGGCGCTGGTCGCGCTGCTCGCCAATCCGACGGCCGAGATTCCCGATTTCTCGCTGGAGCGCATCTTCGAGCGTGCAGGCGAGGTTGGCACCGTGCGCGAGGCCATGCTGGCGCGCGACGACCTGCCAGCCGGTTTGCGCCAGGCGATCGCGGCCAAGGTCTCCGACGCACTTGCCGCCTTCGTCTCCGGCTGTGGCTGGCTCACCGAGGAACGCAGCGCGCGCCTCGCCCGCGAATCGACCGAGCGCGTGGCCGTCGCGCTTGCCGCTGGTGGCGAGGCGAGCGACGCCCCCGCGATCGTCGATTGCCTGCGCGAGAACGGTCGCCTGACCCCCGGCGTCATCCTGCGCTCGCTGCTGAGCGGCGAGCCGGCCCTCGCCGAAGCTGCCTTCGCGGCGCTGTCGGGCCTGCCGCTCAACCGCGTCCGGGCGCTGCTCTGGGACCGGCGCGGGGCCGGCCTTAAGGCGCTCTATCGTAAGGCGGCGATGCCGGAGGCCTTGCTGCCAGCCTTCGCCGCCACAGTGGATGCTCTCAAACACGCCGGCCCCAGCCAACGCGGCGCAGGCGGCCTCGACCGCGATTTGCTGGCGCACGTCCTGATCGCCTGCGAGGCGCTGGAGGGGCCTGGGGTCAATGCGCTGATGGCATTGCTGCGCCGCCTCGATGCGGAAGCGGCGCGCGATGAAGCGCGGATGCTGGCCGATTCGCTCGCCGACGACGCGGCGCTGGCGCTGCTGATCGAGGCTGATCCGGACTTCCTTGTCGAGCTCGAGCTCGACGATCTGCGCGACGCGGCCTGA
- a CDS encoding ABC transporter substrate-binding protein: protein MPTRRAFIAGTAAAFAVSKPNIGRGADKNVIKFVPQGDLAVVDPIWTTATVTRNHAFLAYDTLFGQDESYKAQPQMAEGALAEADGKTWTIKLRDGLTFHDGTPVLAKDCVASLNRWGKRDSFGQTLMAQTDELAAVDDKTLRFRLKKSFPLLPDALAKMTAAVPVIMPERLARTEATTQVTEVIGSGPFRFIASERQSGSRAVYEKFVGYVPRSDGKPGRTAGPKIVHVERIEWHTLPDPATAAAALQSGEIDWVEQPLPDILPLLAKDPKLEVAIKETTGSIAIMRMNHLHPPFDNPAIRRAVLMAIDQAEFMEAVGGPDKELWRTGVGLFPPGTPMANDAGMAVLNGPRDIAKVKQALAAAGYRGEKVVLLGVTDLANLKAECEVGAEMLKRIGMNVDYQVMDWGAVVTRRANKEPPGNGGWNCFFTGWNGIDILDPVGHISLRGNGAAAWPGWPVAPKIEALREAWMEATDLSAKQKIAAELQKQAFEDVPYAPLGQYFQPTAFSRKLTGVLPSFPTFWNVKRV, encoded by the coding sequence ATGCCGACACGTCGCGCTTTCATCGCAGGCACGGCTGCCGCCTTTGCGGTCAGCAAACCCAATATCGGCCGTGGCGCCGACAAGAACGTGATCAAGTTCGTGCCGCAGGGCGATCTTGCCGTGGTCGATCCGATCTGGACGACGGCGACCGTCACCCGTAACCACGCCTTCCTCGCCTATGACACGCTGTTCGGCCAGGACGAGAGCTACAAGGCCCAGCCGCAAATGGCCGAGGGCGCGCTCGCCGAGGCTGACGGCAAGACGTGGACGATCAAGCTGCGCGACGGCCTGACATTCCATGACGGCACGCCGGTGCTGGCGAAGGACTGCGTCGCCAGCCTGAACCGTTGGGGCAAGCGCGATTCCTTCGGCCAGACGCTGATGGCGCAGACCGACGAGCTCGCCGCGGTCGACGACAAGACCTTGCGCTTCCGGTTGAAGAAGTCGTTCCCGCTGCTGCCCGACGCGCTCGCCAAGATGACGGCCGCAGTGCCGGTGATCATGCCGGAGCGCCTGGCCAGGACCGAGGCAACGACGCAGGTCACCGAGGTGATCGGCAGCGGGCCGTTTCGCTTCATCGCGAGCGAGCGCCAGTCCGGAAGCCGGGCGGTCTACGAGAAGTTCGTGGGCTATGTCCCGCGCAGCGACGGCAAGCCCGGCCGTACCGCCGGGCCGAAGATCGTGCATGTCGAGCGGATCGAATGGCATACCCTGCCGGACCCGGCGACGGCGGCGGCGGCGCTGCAAAGCGGCGAGATCGATTGGGTCGAGCAGCCTTTGCCAGACATCCTGCCGCTGCTGGCGAAGGATCCCAAGCTCGAGGTCGCGATAAAGGAGACGACCGGCTCGATCGCGATCATGCGGATGAATCATCTGCATCCGCCCTTCGACAATCCCGCGATCCGCCGCGCCGTCTTGATGGCGATCGACCAGGCCGAGTTCATGGAGGCGGTCGGCGGCCCGGACAAGGAGCTGTGGCGCACTGGTGTCGGCCTGTTCCCGCCCGGAACGCCGATGGCGAACGATGCCGGCATGGCGGTGCTGAACGGGCCGCGCGACATCGCCAAGGTCAAGCAGGCGCTGGCGGCGGCCGGCTACAGGGGCGAGAAGGTCGTCCTGCTCGGCGTCACCGATCTCGCCAATCTCAAGGCCGAATGCGAGGTCGGCGCCGAGATGCTGAAACGCATCGGCATGAACGTCGACTACCAGGTGATGGACTGGGGCGCGGTGGTGACGCGCCGGGCCAACAAGGAACCGCCCGGCAATGGCGGCTGGAACTGCTTCTTCACGGGCTGGAACGGCATCGACATCCTCGATCCGGTCGGCCACATCTCGCTGCGCGGCAATGGCGCCGCAGCCTGGCCGGGCTGGCCGGTGGCGCCGAAGATCGAGGCGCTGCGCGAGGCCTGGATGGAGGCCACCGATCTTTCGGCCAAGCAGAAGATCGCGGCCGAGCTGCAAAAGCAGGCCTTCGAGGACGTGCCCTACGCCCCGCTCGGCCAGTATTTCCAGCCGACGGCGTTCAGCCGCAAGCTCACGGGCGTGCTGCCGAGCTTCCCGACCTTCTGGAACGTCAAGCGCGTCTAG
- a CDS encoding lytic transglycosylase domain-containing protein, whose amino-acid sequence MFLFSTPSTRETTPANPVVNAIKEGADKTGVGFDYLLKTAQRESALAPDAKARTSSATGLFQFIEQTWLSMMRQEGPKQGMANYAGAISDDGSGRLTVADPALREKILQLRTDPHVATVMAGALTQKNAEQLGQALGRQPQAGELYMAHVLGARGATDLIRTVGSDPARAAARDFPDAAAANRSIFFDKGGRARSAQEVYGLLAASHANTQVAATTGAMLAQARPTGAATTATAYAAEPAVVPIAAALAPDRAKGLIGLFSTEGPRTPVSKAVANLWTTPRSGNTSRTIDDDPATRYFPRVSSAASGSDVSSADKVAKAESTVGSTAPASAMAPLPPSRPRDLAVADTQTASSETVAPRKPRRGPLDLSQFMLHGRRG is encoded by the coding sequence ATGTTCCTTTTCAGCACGCCGAGTACCCGTGAGACAACGCCTGCCAACCCGGTCGTCAACGCGATCAAGGAAGGGGCGGACAAGACCGGCGTCGGCTTCGACTATCTCCTGAAGACGGCGCAGCGGGAATCGGCGCTCGCGCCGGATGCCAAGGCGCGCACCTCGAGCGCGACCGGCCTGTTCCAGTTCATCGAGCAGACCTGGCTGTCGATGATGCGTCAGGAAGGGCCGAAGCAGGGGATGGCCAATTATGCCGGCGCGATCAGCGATGATGGCAGCGGCCGGCTGACCGTGGCCGATCCGGCGCTGCGCGAGAAGATCCTGCAACTGCGCACCGATCCGCATGTCGCGACCGTGATGGCCGGCGCGCTGACGCAAAAGAATGCCGAGCAGCTCGGCCAGGCACTCGGGCGCCAGCCGCAGGCCGGCGAGCTCTATATGGCGCATGTGCTCGGCGCACGCGGTGCCACCGACCTGATCCGCACCGTCGGAAGCGACCCGGCGCGCGCTGCGGCACGCGACTTTCCAGACGCCGCGGCGGCGAATCGCTCGATCTTCTTCGACAAGGGCGGGCGGGCCCGCAGCGCCCAGGAGGTCTACGGCCTGCTTGCCGCCAGCCACGCCAACACCCAGGTCGCGGCGACCACCGGCGCCATGCTGGCGCAAGCACGGCCGACAGGCGCGGCCACGACCGCCACAGCTTATGCTGCCGAGCCAGCCGTCGTGCCGATCGCCGCCGCGCTGGCGCCTGACCGGGCAAAAGGGCTGATCGGCCTGTTCTCGACCGAAGGGCCGCGTACTCCGGTCTCGAAGGCGGTCGCCAATCTCTGGACGACGCCGCGTAGCGGCAACACGTCCCGCACCATCGATGACGATCCGGCGACCCGCTATTTCCCGCGCGTGAGCTCGGCGGCGAGCGGCAGCGATGTCTCGTCCGCGGACAAGGTCGCCAAGGCGGAAAGCACGGTCGGTTCGACCGCTCCAGCCAGCGCCATGGCTCCGTTGCCGCCGTCGCGGCCGCGTGATTTGGCCGTGGCGGATACGCAGACTGCTTCCAGCGAAACGGTCGCTCCCCGCAAGCCGCGGCGCGGACCGCTCGATCTCAGCCAGTTCATGCTTCATGGGAGGCGCGGATGA